The genomic DNA CGCCATCATCCAACTGGCACGAGCCCGCGGAGCGATCCCCTACGCCGTCTCCAGCGCCGGCAAGGAGGAGGCGCTGCGGGAGATCGGCGCCGAGGACGTCATCCTGCGAGACACCGAGGACCTGGTCGCCGAGGTCGAGCGAGTCATCGACGGTCCGGTGGACGTGGTGGCCGATCTGGTCGCGGGCCCGATGTTCAACGACCTGCTGCGGATCCTGCGCCCGGAGGGCCGCTACAGCACCGCCGGCGCCATCGGCGGCCCCGTGGTCGACCTCGACCTGCGCACGATGTACCTCAAGCAGCTCGAGCTGCACGGCTCCTCCCAGGGGACCCGCACCGCCTTCCGACGCCTGGTGGACTACATCCAGGACGGCACCATCCGTCCGCTGCTGGACCGCACCTTCCCGCTGTCGGAGTTCCACGAGGCCCAGAGCACGTTCATGGGCAAGTCGTACATCGGAAAGCTGGTCGTCGTGCCCGACCGGCACTGGGAGACCGTGGGGGCGCCGTATGGATCGTGAACGAGTCGTCGAGCTGATCGACACCCAGTCCGGCGGCGACGTCAGCCGCATCGTCACCGCCGGCATCGAGCCGTTGCCGGGCCGCAGTGCGCTGGAGAAGGCCCGCTACCTCCAGAGCGAGGGCGACGGCCTGCGCCGGCTGCTGCTCTCGGAACCGTACGGGGACCCGGCGATGTCGGTGGATCTCATCGTCGAGCCGGGCCATCCCGAGGCGCAGGCCGGCTACATCATCATGGAGGCCATGGGGTACCCGATGTATTCCGGGTCCAACACCATCTGCGCCGCGACCGCCCTGCTGCAGAGCGGGATGATCGAGATGACCGAAGGTCTGCAGGACGTGGTCCTGGAGTCCCCGGCGGGACTGGCCCGGATCACTGCTCGCAATGTCGGCGGGCGCGTCGAGTCGATCACCACCCAGGGCGAGCCCGCCTACGTCGCCGAGCGCGGGCTGTCGGTGGACGTCCCCCACTACGGCCGCGTGGAGTTCGACCTGGTGTGGAGTGGCGCCTACTTCGCGATGATCCATGCCGCCGACCACGGCTTCGAGCTCACGCCCGACGAACAGATCGCCCTGACCGCCTTCGGTGACGCCTTCGTGCGCACCGCCCGCCCGGGACTGCGCCAGGAGCACCCGACCCTGGGGGACGTCGGCCCGCTGCCGTTCGTCCACTTCATGGGGCGGGTCCGGACCCTGGAGAACGGCAAGGTCGAATCCCGTTCGGCGACCTACGTCCACCCCGGCGTGATCTGTCGGAGCCCCACGGGCACCGGCACCTCCGCGCGGCTCGCACTGATGGCGGGGCAGGGGGATCTCGGGCCCGGGGACACGCTGGAGACGATCTCGCCGCGGGGCAATCGCTTCCTCGGCACCGTGATCGGCGACACCGTCGTCGGAGACTTCCCCGCCTGGAACTCGACGATCACGGGCCGGGCCCGGCTGATGGCGCACTCCCGTATCACCGTGGACCTCGATGATCCGCTGGTGGACGCCTCGGACCTGGAGCTGCTGCTGAGCCCGTGAGGAGGGGTGCCCCCGAACTCGGCCCGGTCTGCGCGGTCCCGATGATGCTCGCCGGACACCCGCCGGCAGATTTGCTCGATTGCGGATCCTGGTTGGTTGGCCACTCGGGACCCGTTTCGCTCCCGTAGACGCAGATGCGCTCGAGATAACGGCGAGCCGTGCGGAAGAGCGATACCTGACGCGTGGGTAAAACCATCGTCACCCCAGGCCAGGGTTACGCGCTGTCAACGTATGCTGCCTGGGTAGCGCATCTGAGTTTCGCGTGAGACGGAATGTGATGTGCGCATTCCTGCCCAGTTAGTCATCGACGCGCGTGCGCTTCGGCGGCTAGGCGCACGAACTCCTCGTGGCCGACTTCGGGGGAGAACCCGAGTAGTTCGTGCGCCCGCACATTGGACGTCGTGTAGCTCGGGGCGGCGTCGGACGGGAACGTGACGTCGACCGTCCGCAGTCCGGCGGCACCGGCGAGGTCACGGCTGAACTGGGCGAGATCGGCGGACGTGTCCGGGCCGAGACCGATGACCTCGTGCGCGGTGGTCCCTGCCTCGAGAGCGAGCACGACGCCGTGCGCGAGGTCGGCGGTGGCCAGGATGCCCATCTGCACCGGGGCGCCGTCCTCGCGGTGGGCGACTAGCAGCGTCCCATCGTCGTGCGACGCCGGCTCGAGTGCGGCGACGACCGCCGCACGACCTGCGGCACGCTCGCGTCCGATGCGCCGGGAGGCGAAGAATCGAGGTCCGGAGAAGAACGAATCGGGATTGAGGACTTCCGCAGGGTCCTGGGTGTGGGAGAACCGCAATACCACCGTCGCCCAGCCGGCGTGGGTGCTCGCGAACTCCACGAGATCCTCCGCGAGGACCTTGGAGACCCCATACCAGGTGCGCGGTCGTCGTGGATGCTGCTCGTCGAGCGGCTGGTACTCAGGAGCGTTCTCCGGGTAGACCTCGCCGGTACTGGCCAGAATGAAGCGGCTCACCCGCGAGCCTTCCAGCGCGCGGATCAGCCGATGGGTGCCGGTGACATTGGCTGAGAAGACCGCGTCGGCCTGCTCTGAGTCCCAGGACATATATGCCCCGAGGTGGGCGACGGCGTCGAGATTTGCCAGTCGGGGATCCTGGGCGGGCAGGTTCACCAGATCGTCCGTCAAGTACTCCATGCCGACGGCGGGGGAGGCGGCCGGCACGCGGTCGATTCCCAGCACCTGGTGGCCTCGGTCGACGAGTTCCTGGGCGACGGCCCTACCGACTCTTCCGGCGGCTCCGGTGACGGCGATGCGCATGTGTTCCTTCTTCCTGGGGTGTTCTCAGTGGATCGGGGAGGGGCCGACGCGAGTCCTTCGACGGGCGGCCCGCGGTAGGAGAGCGCGCGGTGTGCTTCCGATGTCACTCGATGGCGAGCGGCGCGTCGTAGGTCTCGCGGGCGCGCAGGACGGCGATCAAGGTAACCAGTGCCGCCGCCATGACGTAGAACGCCGGGGCGAAGGTGTTGCCGGTCGACGTGATGAGAAAGGTGGCGAAGAACGGGGTGATGCCACCGAAGACCGCAACGGAGATGTTGTAGGCGATCGCCATGGACCCGTAGCGGATGTTCGTCGGGAACAGCTCCGCCATCGCGGCGCTCATCGCGCCGTCGAAGGCGGCCATGAAAACCCCGAGGATTATCAAGGCTCCCGCCGCGGCGAGGAAGTGCCCCGAAGACATGAGGGTCAGCGTCGGGTAGGTGAACACGATGAACCCGGCGCAGCCCGCGATCATCACAGGGCGACGGCCCACCGTGTCGCTCAGCAGACCGAAGAGCGGGACCATGAGCATGATGAAGAGGAGCCCGATCACCAGCGCGCCGTAGCTCGAGATCGCCGAGTAGCCCAGTTCGGTCTGCAGGTAGGAGGGCATGAATGTCTGCAGGGTCCAGTGTCCGACCGCCTTGACGACCACGAAGCAGACGCAGAACAGCAGCGCCTTCCATGAAGTTTGCAGGGAGGTGCGAAGGGGGTTTCCGACGACCTTCCCCTTCTCCTTCACGGCGCGGAACTCGGGGGTGTCCTCGAGCTTCATCCGAAGGTAGAGGCTGACCAGCCCCAGTGGGACGGCGACGAGGAAGAGAGCGCGCCATCCCCAGCTGTTCAGGGCGTCCTCCCCGAGCAGTGCCGTGAAGGCGAGGACGAGCCCCGCGCCGACCACGAAGGCCAGGAACCCGAAGACGTCCACGAAGCTCGAGACGAATCCGCGACGGTTCGGCGGGGCGTACTCGGCCAGCAGGGCGGTCGCGCCGGAGCTCTCGCCCCCGGCCGCGAATCCTTGGACCAGTCGCAGAATCACCAGGAGGATGGGGGCGATGACCCCGATGTTCTGCCACGTCGGCAGGACGCCCATCAGGGCGGTGGCCACACTGGTGATGAGTACGACGAGCGCGAGGGTGGTTCTTCTCCCGAGGCGGTCGCCCATGGAGCCGAAGAACAGTCCGCCGAGCGGCCGCATCACGAATCCGGCGCCGAAGACGGCGAAGGCCGAGAGTAGGGCGGCGTGGGTGTCGCCTGCCTTGAAGAAGTGCAGGCTGATCGCGGTGGCAAGGGTGCCGTACAGGCCGAAGTCGAACCACTCGACGAAGTGCCCGGCGCCGGCGGCGATGACTACCTTGCCAAGAGGCTGTGGGTGGCCCTCATGGGGGGAGGGCCGGGGCGCGACGTCTGCCGTCGCATCTGATCCCTGTGTCATGGATAGCTTCCTCACTATGCCGCGGGGTGACGGGAGAAGGCGCCTCGGCCGTGTCGTCACGGATGGCCGGTCTTGTCGTCGCCTTGGGTGGCGGGCACCGCCTCCGTGACGGGGCGCGATCACCGTCCCTGAGCGTATCACTCAACGGGTCATGCCTATCACTGAGTGGTTTGAGCATCGCGCAGAGTGCTAGCCTCGAATCATGCGGCATATCAAGGAAGACGTGGACATCGTGGTCGTCGGCGGCGGACTGGCGGGGACGTCCGCCGCGGTTGCTGCGGCGCGACTGGGGTCCCGCGTTGCGCTGGTGACGAACCGTCCAGTCCTGGGAGGCAATTCCTCGAGCGAGATCCGGGTCTGGGTGGTGGGGGCGACCGCGCACGGTACCCAGCGCTTCGCCCGGGAGACCGGGATCATGGGCGAGCTGTTCCTGGAGAACCAGTTCCGCAATCCACAGGGCAACCCGTACTACTGGGATCAGACCGTGCTGGACCTGGTGCGCGCGGAGCCGAACATCTCCCTTCACCTGAACACCGACGTCCGGACCCTCGACATGGAGGGCGAGGGGGTCATCCGCTCCGTCACGGGCTGGACGATGGGCAGCGAGATCGAGACCGAGCTGTCCGCCCCTGTCTTCCTGGACTGCACCGGGGACGGACTCGTCGGCCACCTCGCGGGGGCACAGTACCGAGTGGGGCGCGAATCGCAGGACGAGTACGGGGAGACCTGGGCGCCCGAGCAGGCCGACCGCGAGCTCCTGGGCAGCTCCCTGTTCTTCTACACCCATGACACCGGGGCGCCGGAGAAGTTCGTCCCGCCGAACATCGCGAAGGACATCTCAAAGACCCCCATTCCTCGAAACCGGATCATCCGCACCGGCGACAACGGCTGCAACTACTGGTGGATCGAGTGGGGCGGGGAAGTCGACACCGTCGATGAGAACGAGCGGATCCGCGACGAGCTTTGGTCGGTCGTGTACGGGATCTGGGACCACATCAAGAATTCCGGCGACTTCGACGCCGATACCCTCACCCTCGAATGGGTGGGCGCCATCCCGGGGAAGCGGGAGTACCGCCGATTCCTCGGCGATTACGTGCTCACCCAGCAGGACATCCTCCAGCAGCGCAGCTTTCCCGATGCCGTTGCCTTCGGAGGCTGGTCGATCGACCTGCACCCTGTCGAAGGCGTCTATGCGGAGAAGCCCGGCGCGCAGCAGCGGTACAGCAATGGGACCTACGCGATCCCGTATCGGAGCCTGTACTCCCGCAATGTCGACAATCTTCTCTTCGCCGGTCGCAATATCTCCGCGAGCCACATCGCTTTCGGCAGCACCCGCGTCATGGCCACCTGCTCCACGCTGGGCCAGGCGGCCGGTACCGCTGCGCACCTGAGCGCCCACCTCGGGACCACCCCGCGCGCTCTCGGTCAGGATCACCTGCCCGAGCTGTTGCGTACCTTGCACCGGGAGGACGCCCCGGTCATCGGCCTGCACGCCACCGATGACGAGGACCTCGCCCGATCGGCCACGATCACAGCGAGCAGCGAATTGACGACCATCGACACCGTGCCGTCCGCCTCGTCGGACCGATTCCCGCTGGACCGGGACGTCGCCCTGGTCGTTCCCGTCGACCCAGCGCTGGAGAGCATTACGCTGCGCGCCACGGCGGAGGCGCCGGCGTCGACGACCGTGGAGCTGTGGGACACGGGTAAACCCCAGAACTATGTGCCCGTGGCGAGGATCGCAGCGACGCAGGTGGAGGTCCCGGTGGGTGAGGGGGAGGTCACGGCGAGATTCGATTGGGCTCCGGAGACGCCGCGGAACGCCGTCCTCGTCGTTTCGGCGACCCCCGGGGTGGCCCTGCATCTGACCGATGGCAATCCGTACGGGCTTCTCGCCCTGACTCGGAAGCAGGCTTGGGACGCCCAGTTCGACCATCAGATTCCCAGTGAGGAGGGCGAGCTCGTCACCCAGTGGGAGGCGCGTCCTCTCCGCGGGCGGTCCTTCGCCGGCCGGATCGCTCCGGACACCAACGCCTACCGGGCGGCTGCGGTCGCCGACGGCTACCAGCGCCCCTATGGCGGCCCGCACCTCTGGTCTTCCGAGGCGGTCTTCGCCCCAGCAGGTCAAACCGATAGGGCATCCGATGTTGCGCTGGACGCTATGGCGGCGCCCAGCCTCACCCTGAGATGGGACGCGCCCGTCCGGATCGGTTCTGTGCGGATCGTGCTGAACGACGACGTCGACACCGACCTCATCAATCTCCACCACCATCGGACGAAGGACGAGGTTATGCCGACGCTGGTGCGTGACTACCGGCTCGAGGGGAGCGTGGACGGGGAGTGGAGGGAGCTGGCAGGGGTGCGGGACAATCGCATCCGCCACCGCATCCATGACGTGTCCGCGGGCGAGTATGACGCCCTGCGTCTCGTGGTCGAGGGGACCAACGGCTCTCCCTACGCGATGGTTCAGGCGATCAAGGTCTACGCGAATCCCAGCGCCCGGACCACGCTTCCGTGACCAGGAATGTGAGCTGCGCACCGCAGCCGGGCACGGGTCCAGGAGAATGTCGCCATGGCTAACACCCCGTCGAACCAGAGCATCGAACGCGCCGTTGCCGTCCTCCAGGCGATCGGCACGGCGGACGCCGAGTCGGTGCGCGCCTCGGACATCGCACGGATCATCGATCTCGGGGCCTCGACGACGGGCCGAATCCTCGCGACCCTCGAAAACCTCGGATACGTGCGACGAGGACCGCAGGGCTACCGCATCGGCACCGCGGCGCTGCTATTGGCGAGCCAAGGACTGAACCACGACCCGGTGCATCGGGAATCCCGTGCCCGCGCGCAAGAGCTCGCCCAGCGCATCGGCCTGACCTCGAATGTGGGCGTACGGGACGAGGGTCGAGCGATCTACTTGTGCCACTTCGAGGGCGCCCGCGCCTCGAAGTCCCACACGATGATCGGTATGGACCAGCCGCTACATGCTTCGGCGCTCGGCAAGTGCCTGCTGCTCGATCTGAGCGAGCAGGAGCGGATCAGTCTCCTCGGCGATCTCCCGAAGTACACCGAGCGCACCATTACCGATCACGCGGACCTCGGCGCTGACCTCGACGTGGCGCGCCGCCGTGGATGGGCGATGGAGGACCAGGAGGTGGCCCTCGGTCGTTTTTGCGCCGCCGCCCCGATCCGCGACGCGCGAGGCCGAATCGTTGCCGCCCTCTCGATATCCGGCCGCATCAGCGACCTACGATCCCTCGATCTGCCGATGGTCACGGAGGACGTCATCGAGGTCGCAGACCGGATCAGCGTAGGACTCGGCATGATCACGGCGGTCCCCGAGGGCTGATGTCTAGGTAATTCTGTCAGGTGGACGGAGCTTGTCAGTGGTCGAACGTGGCCCATTTCAGGGCTGCCGACAGTACGAGCCCCGGTCTCACCTAGACCCCGTCCTTGGCTTTGGCCTGCTGGTACATCCTGCTGTTCTGCGCAGTGATCTCCGTTCGGGGCCCCCGCCGACAGCTCGCTTCTTATACGCCTCTCCGTCATGCCATCTCGCGGGCATCCGGACATAAAGCATCGAAAACGCTTCGCGGCATCCTACGCGAGTCTCGTCGGAGCATTGACCCCGCGCAGCGCACGGCCTACGGTGTCGAGCCAGGACGAGAAGGAAATCGATTACTGCCACATGGGAGTGCGCACGTATGAGACAGCTCGACCACACCGACGCCCGTCATGTCGCGATGCCGCTGGGCGGCATCGGCACCGGCAACGTCGCCCTCTGCGCCGATGGCGCGCTGCGGCAATGGCAGCTGCAGGGCGTCGGGAACCACGGCGGCGACCTGCCGCACACCTTCTTCGCCGTGCGCGCCCAGCACCCCGAGCCGCCGCTGGACTCGACCCGCATCCTGCAGGCACCGCCCCCGCCTCCGGAGGCGCCGGGCACCCCGCTGGTGACCGACGATCACGTCCCCGACTGGCAGCGTGAGCTGCTGGGGCGCCACGGCGGAGCGCGAGCCACCCGCTTCCGTGCCACCTATCCCGTCGCCGAGGTCGACTACGAGCTCGACGTCCCGCTGGACGTGCACCTGCAGGCCTTCACCCCGCTCATCCCGCAGGACGTCGACCGCAGCTCCCTGCCGGCCGCGCTGTTCACGATCACCCTGACCAACACCGGCACCGTGGCGATGACCGCTCGGCTGGGTGCGGCGATGCAGAACCCCGTCGGCCACGACGGCACCACGGCACCCGACGGGGTCCGCGCCGCCGGCTACGGCGGCAACACCAACCGCGTGCGGCGCCATGACGGCTGGACCGCGCTGGTGCTGGAGAACGCCGGCCTCGACCCGTCCGCCCCGGGCGCCGGGCAGGCCGTGCTGACCTGCGACCACCCCGCGACCACGGCCCTGCCGCAGTGGGAGGATCCCGGCGAGTTCCTCGACTTCCTCCACGCCCGCACCGGCCACGTCGAGCGCCCGTCGCCTCCGGGGCAGGGGCACCTGCCCGATCACCATCCCGGCGTGCCCCGCGGCGCCCACGGCCCCAGCCCGCACGGCGCCACCTGGAACGGCGGGCTCGCCGCCCCGGTGCACCTCGAGCCCGGTGCCTCCGCCACGATCCGCCTCGCGATGACCTGGTACTTCCCGAACCGCTACGTCGACTTCCCCCAGGGCGGGGCCTTCGCCGCACAGTCCGCGCCGACCCGGCTCTGGCTCGGCAACCACTACGCCACGCTCCATGCGGACGCACTCGCCGTCGCCGAGCAGGTCCAGCGGGAGTGGGAGGACCTCGAAGCCGCCACCCGCTGCTGGACCGACCTGCTGACGGACTCCGGCCTCGACGAGGAGGCCGTCGAGCACCTCGCCGCCCAGGCCGTCGTGCTGCGCAGCCCGACCTGCTTCCACGCCGCCGACGGGACCTTCTACGGCTTCGAAGGCGTCAACGGCGCCTCGACCGGCGGGCATGCCGGCGTCGTCGGCGGATCCTGCCCATTGAACTGCACCCACGTGTGGAACTACGCCCACGCCCTCGCAGCCCTGTTCCCCACCCTGGAACGCTCGATGCGCGAGACGGAGCTGGACGTGCTGCAGGCCCCGGACGGCTCCGTCCCGCACCGCGTCATCGCCCCCACCTCCCTGCCGCAGCTGTGGAACCGCCCCATCGGCGGACCGCTCACCCCGGCCCTGGACGGCATGCTCGGCGTGCTCCTGAAGACCTACCGCGAACTGCGCTCCGGCGCGATCGACGACGCCTGGCTCGACCAGCGCTGGGAGCACCTGACCCGACTGCTGGCCCATATCCGCACCACCTGGGACCCGGAGGCCACCGGCGTGCTGCGCGGCATCCAGCCCAGCACCCACGACATCGACCTCGCCGGCGCCAACACCTTCATGGGCACCCTCTGGCTCGCAGCCCTGCGCGCCGTCGAGGAGATGTCCCGTCCCCGCGGCGAACACACGGAGGCCGACGAACTCCGCGCCCTGTTCGAGCGGGGCAGCGCCGCCTACGACGAGCTGCTGTTCACGGGGGAGTACTACGTCCAGGAGCTCGAGGAGGGCCCCGAACGCCCCTTCCAGTGGGGCGAAGGCTGCCTCGCCGACCAGTTGATCGGCCAGTGGTGGGCCCATGAGCTGGACCTCGGCCACCTGCTGCCGGTGGACCACGTGCGCTCCGCGCTGCAGGCGATCGTGCGCCACAACCTCCGCCACGGCTTCGCGGACCTCGAGCACGACTTCCGGGCCTTCGCCGACGGCGACGACACCGGGTTGCTGGTGTGCACCTGGCCCCGCGGCGGCCGCCCGGCCACCCCACTGCGCTACGCCGACGAGGTATGGACCGGCACCGAGCAGCAGGTCGCCGCCCACTGCCTGCGCGAGGGCCTGGCCGACGAGGCAACGGCGATCCTGCGCGGGCTGCGGGACCGCTACGACGGCAGACGCCGCAACCCCTACAACCACATCGAGTGCGGCGACCACTACGTGCGCTCCTTGGCGGGCTGGACCCTCCTGGACGCCGCCACCGGACGCTCCTGGGACGCCCGCACCGGCGCACTGCGCCTGGACCGGCCGACGGGCGGGACCCGGGTGCCGCTGCTGACCGGCACCGGCTGGGGCTATGCGCACGCCGTCGGGGACGCCGTCGAGGTCGTCACCCTCGGCGGGCAGCTCCCCGTGCGCTCCACCTCCTGGACCGGCGCCTCATGACCACCGCCCCGCGCCCGACCCGCCGCGGGGCCCTCGGCGGGATGGGCCTGGGCGCGCTCGCCGCCGGTCTGGCCGCCTGCGGCGGGGACCCCGGCGCCGCCACCGAGGGTGCCGGCGGCGACGCCGTCGAGTTCGTCTTCCTCGGCGACGTCAACCAGCGCAAACAGTTCGAGCAGCTCTTCGCCGAGTTCGGTGAGCAGCACCCCGAGATCGCCCTGCAGGCGGTGGCGAAGTCCGGCTCCTGGGCGCAGTTCACCTACGCCGTCGCCACCCAGATAGCCGGCGGACAGCCGCCCGACATCATCCAGATGGCCACCGAGGGGCAGCGCCTGTTCGCCTCCAAGGGTGTGCTCGCCCCGTTGGATCAGCTGATCGCCCGCGACCAGGACGAGGTCGAGGACTACTACGACGACATCCACGACAACCTGCGCCTGTGGTCGCAGAAGTACGGCTCGCCCGACGGCAGCACCTACTACATGCCCGGCGGCTACAACCCGATCGTGCAGTACTGCCGCACCGACCTCCTCGACCGGGCCGGCGTGGAGCTGCCCGAGGACGGCTTCAGCTGGAGCGATCTGATGGAGGCCGGCCGCCGGCTCAAGGCCCAGGGGGTCTTCCTGATGACCGTCGAGCAGGGCTACTGGCACGACGTGCTTCCTTGGCTGACCAACAACGGCACCTCGAGCCTCGATGAGGACTGGGCCACCGCGACCATCAACAGCCCCGAGGCGATCGAGGCCGCCGCCTTCGCCCGGGAGCTGGTCGCCAAGGGCTACTCGCCCGAGCCCGGCGGCACGTACGACGCGCCGTCCCTGATGCAGAACGGGCAGCTGGCCGCCTTCCACGACGGCGCCTACGGGATGGTCAACGCCGCGCGCATCGAGCTGACCGACGCGATCCGCATGGTGCCCTTCCCCCACAACGGCGTCCACGGCTCGCCCGTCGGCTGGGACGCCTGGGACATCACCGAGGCCTCCGAGCGCGCCGACGAGGCGTGGGTGTTCATCAAGTACCTGATGTCCGTCGAGGGCGCGTCGTTCTTCGCCCGCGCCGGCGGCACCATCGTCCCCGCCCGGCATTCGGTCGCCACCTCAGACGCCTTCCTCGAGGGCGCCCCTGAGGGTGCGCTGTGCCTGGTCGACGCCCTGGAGACGGCCACCCCGGTGCCTTCCCCGGAGCGCGGCCCCGAGATCCAGGACATCGTCGAGGAGGGCTGGCTGCAGATCATCGCCGGATACGCCGAGCCCGAGCGCCAGCTGAAGCGCACCTACGACAAGATCGGACCGCTGCTGTGAGCGCCGCGGCCGCACTGCCCACGCCGAGCCCCGCGGCCCCGTCGCCGGGGCGGCCGCGACGCCGCGACCTGCGTCAGAACTGGCTGGGGTACGTCTTCCTCAGCCCGGCGGCGCTGCTGTTCGTGCTGTTCATCGGTGGCCCGTTCCTGGTCGCGATCGCGCTCAGCCTGTACTCCTGGGACCTGCTGACCCCGCCGGAGTTCGTGGGGCTGGAGAATTTCACGACGCTGCTGCAGGACCCGGTGCTGATCCAGGCCTTCGCCAACACCTTCCTGTTCGCGTTCGCCTCGGTGCTCACCCATGTCGTCGGCGCGCTGCTGCTGGCCCTGGCCGTCAACGCGCTCGCGAGCCGCGTCGTCTCCTACCTGGTGCGCACCGCCGTATTCTTCCCCTTCATCATCTCCTGGGCTGCGGTGGCGCTGCTGTGGCAGTACATGCTCGATCCCGGCTTCGGGGTGATCACCCACTACATCGACCGGATCGGCCTCACCCCGCCGGACTGGTTCCTCGACCCCGCCTGGGCACTGCCGGCGATCATCGGGATCGACTTCTGGCACACCCTGGGGTTCACGTTCATCATCATGCTGGCCGGCCTGCAGACCGTTCCGAAGCAGCTGATCGAGGCGGCGCAGACCGACGGGGCGGGCCGGCGCCAGGTGTTCTGGCACGTCACCGTGCCGATGATGTCCCCCACCCTGTTCTTCGCCATGGTGGTCACCTTCATCGGGGCGTTCCAGATCTTCGACCCGATCCAGATCATCACCGGCGGCGGCCCCGACGACGCAACGCTGACGCTGGTGATGTACCTGTACGAGCAGGGATTCCAGTCCTTCCGGATCGGCTACGCCTCCGCCGTGGCGTTCCTCGTGTTCGTGGTGATCATGGCGGTGACGCTGCTGCAGTTCTGGGGCGCCAGGAAGTGGGTGCATCAGCAGTGAGCACGACGAACCCGGGGACCACGACGACGACGCGGACGGACACGACGCCTCCCCCCGCGGGTGCGCCCTCGACCCGGCGCCGCGGGCCGCGGCCCGGCAGGATCGCGCTGAACCTCGCGCTGCTGGTCTTCGCCGCGATCATGGCGGCACCCCTGGTGTGGCTGATCTCCACCAGTCTCACCGACCCGGCCGAGGCGTTCCGAATCCCGCCGAACTGGCTGCCGATCGGCACCACCACGGAGAACTTCCGCGCGGTGGGCGAGCTGATCCCGGTCGGGCAGATGGCCCTGAACAGCGTGATGGTCGCCGTGATCACCACCGGCGGCTCGCTGATCGTCAGCGTGCTGGCGGCCTACGCCTTCTCCCGCTTCGAGTTCCGCGGCCGCTCCAGCGCGTTCCTCATCATGCTCAGCGCGATGATGGTGCCCGCGCAGCTGCTGATCATCCCGGTGTTCATCCTGATGCGCACCCTGGGACTGGTGGACACCCTGGTCGCACTGTGGCTGCCCGGACTGATCCACGTGTTCTCGATCTTCTTCCTGCGCCAGTACTTCAACTCCATCCCCCGCGACCTCGACGAGGCGGCGATCCTCGACGGCGCCGGGCACCTGTGGATCCTGTTCCGGATGCTGGTGCCGCTGTCCGGCCCGGCACTGTCGGCGCTGGCGATCCTGGTGTTCGAAGCCTCCTGGAACAACTACTTCGCCCCGCTGATCTTCCTCAGCACGCCGGAGAACATGACGCTGCCCCTGGGCCTGGTGGCGCTGCAGGATGCCCAGGCGGGAGCGGCCCCGGCGACGGTGTTCGCCGCGATCACCATGATCGTACTGCCGGTGCTGATCGTGTTCCTGATCTTCCAGCGGCAGTTCGTGGCCAGCATCGCCACCGCCGGGGTGCGGGGCTGAGGCATGGCGGAATCCGTCAGGGGTGGGGCCCGCGCGGCGCCGGTCGGCACCGGGGCTGGTGTCGCCGGTGTCGGCGGTGGTGCCGGGCTCGGCGATGCCGGTGTCGCCGGTGCTGGCGGTGGCGCCTGGTCAGGGGTCGAGGCGGGTGCCGGCTCCGCCGCGACGGCCGAGACGGGGTCCGACCCGCTGTCTGAGACGGGGGTGGGTGGC from Brachybacterium sacelli includes the following:
- a CDS encoding carbohydrate ABC transporter permease, which gives rise to MSTTNPGTTTTTRTDTTPPPAGAPSTRRRGPRPGRIALNLALLVFAAIMAAPLVWLISTSLTDPAEAFRIPPNWLPIGTTTENFRAVGELIPVGQMALNSVMVAVITTGGSLIVSVLAAYAFSRFEFRGRSSAFLIMLSAMMVPAQLLIIPVFILMRTLGLVDTLVALWLPGLIHVFSIFFLRQYFNSIPRDLDEAAILDGAGHLWILFRMLVPLSGPALSALAILVFEASWNNYFAPLIFLSTPENMTLPLGLVALQDAQAGAAPATVFAAITMIVLPVLIVFLIFQRQFVASIATAGVRG